caaacccaaaaacttaaatttgaaCCCTTAATTGGGGCTTTATTTCATCGTTCTATTTGAACATACTAAAATGGTCATGGGTTTTGCCATACTTTATTTTTGAAGGCCAATTTGAAGTCAACttttaattattcaatttaACCTTCTTTGGTTAGAAAACTATtcatagttgtttttttttttttttttttttttttttttttttttttttttggttaaagactATTCGTAATCATAGTTTTTAATTTGAACATAATCACCTCATGCTGCATTAATGTGGGTGTGTGAGCTTTTTTAAGAGTTATTTCTCTGTACTTCAATTGTTTCATTCATACAAAtgggattatatatttattttctttacacATATCACACTGTCATAATAAACAATTacaaggtgtttttttttttcaaaaaaaagattatgtggAGTTTTCACACATCTTTCTTCACAAAATCTTCGATTTCTTCTATGGATTTGAAGTCTATGCCGAGAAGTCAACCTTGTAGCTTCagttatactcttttttttgggcaaaaagTAATATGCTAtttctaaataacaaaatttcaaaactgCCCTACTttatcacttcttcttcctAAAATTACTTGTCTTTAATAGTTTTTCTTATACGTTAACAAGTTTTTTCCTCAGTGAAAAAGACTTTTTTAGTTGATTTGGATGacttacaaacaaaaacaaacttagAAAAGTCTTGTAAAGTCAACTAAACAAAGACGTGTGATTAAATTCTCAAAAGtctaaatctatatatatcattttcaatCTTGACTTAGTCCTTTAGAAAATTCCACTAGCTCTCTCTTTGTCTCccatttgatttttatattctggtttatttttgtttaatcaaaatattatctacTCTGCTTTAACTCGAACCAACCcccacaaaaagaaacaactttTCAGATATCAATCATGTTCTCTCCAGTACTCTTCAGATTCTCTAAACCCGATTCTTTTCTGGTCTTGCTCTTTTTCTTGACCTTTTTTCACCAGCTACCTTGTGCTTTAAGTAAAGGAGAGGTTAGGTTATGTGATACTCTGTTTCAGTGTGGGAATCTCACAGCCGGTTTCCCTTTCTGGGGAGGGGGTCGACCAGAACCATGTGGTCATCCTTCTTTGGTGCTTCACTGTCACGAGAGCAAGACTTCCCTGATTATCTCAGATCAGATGTACCGTGTTCTCCAAATAGACAATTCATCTAACACTCTTAGACTTGCGAGGCAAGACTTTTTAAATGAATCATTCTGCTCTGCTACATTCACCGGCACAACGTTGACTTCTGAACTCTTCGAGCTTTTGCCAGACTATAAGACCCTCTTTGTTTACTACCGCTGTAACCCTACATATCATAATCCCACAAATTTTTCATGTCCAAATATTGGTCTTGCCTCGGTGCATCAGGATAATAACTACCATGAACACTGTAGCGCGAGTTTCGACATAACTGTTCCAACGACTTATGATCTGGGCGAGGATGCTTTGAATTTGACCCATTTAGGAAGTGTACTAAGATATGGATTCAAGGTGAAGCTGAAGATTGATGAGAGACTGTGCCAAGGATGTCAAACCAGTGGTGGAATCTGTGAATACCGTGTTGCAACTCCGGTTTGTTGCAAGAGAAACTCGTCATCAGAAATCAAATGCACTTCGATGATTCCATCTGGTACCACTGGTAAGTTTCTGAACTATCAgaaagtttcttatgcataacATATTAGTTTCCTCCTTGCCAAATTTGTGCAGGTTTTACTATGATGCATCTAGACTAAAGATCTGAACCAGACTTGTCCATCTACCTTTACCACAATCCCACTAACCAAGTCACAGTTTTCTTTCCTTTCAAATCTTTCTCTGTTAGTTTTAGCATAACTTACTTCTTAGTGAGCTCAAGAGGGAAGGTAGAAAACTTGAGTACTCTAAAAAGTCTTTATCTGCCTCCAGCAACTTGACTTAAACGACTTTCATCGAGCCATTTTTCAGGGTATGGAAGTCTTCCTCATAATGAAACTGTCTCCTTCCTTTATGTCAAATCTTTAGACTCTTTTCCATGGTAATTACTAAAAGACTCTTCATTCTCTCCACATATCTTTAGATGCCTTCACATATGTCTGAAACTGACAAAGAAAGTGGCAATTACGGTCaagtctttcttctttcttttgatgcTCTTTTGGAGTTTTACTTCATTAGTCTATTCCTACCCCttttctaccttttttttttttttttttgtcaaaaacccCCTTTTCTATTTCTGCCTGGATTTTCCCAGTAAATTTCTTGCACCGGGACTAATAGTTGTTTCAAGCCTGAGTCCTACAAAAACAATAGAAACTAATATTTCAATAAcaaccaagaaaaataaaatctttttaataatttaatatccTGATTGTCTTGTCTGTACCAGTCTATTCCAAGACTTTAGTCATCCTAACCCACCTAATTCCAAAGAAATTTCCTTctggaaataaagaaaaagtaaccTTACctcagttttcttttctttatataaaaccAAGACTTGGAAAAATTCAATTCACTTCCTCATCTGCCTTTTTtacttcctctttcttcttcagttcttcctcctcttcatatTCATCGTTAAGGCAatgaaaaaaacagaggagatcaCCAAGATCAATATTTCTTTGTCTTATACAATCATATGGGTTCTATTTGTGATCCCCACGAGTGTTTTATCAGTTGATGAGCGTCACATAAAGTGCACTCCTGGGTTTAAATGCGGCAATCATACAGAGCTCTATTATCCATTCTGGACAGCTGATAGAGAAGAGTGCGGTCACCCGGATTTCAAGGTCAACTGCAGCGGAGATCTTGCCGAGTTTAGTATATCCTCGGCGGTTAAGTTCCAAATCCTTGAGATGAACTATGAGTCTCGTATAATAAGACTTGCCAGAAAGGATTATCTCAACAATCTTTGTCCCGAGGACTCTGAGAGCGCACCAATCAACCAAGATGTTCTTCCATTTTATAAAGACACTGAATTGCTAACTCTCTTCTACGACTGCCCTGTTCCAACTGTAGATTTTCATCTTGGTGATCACATTAGTCAGCTGCAGTGTGGGGATGATACTGATGAGAAAATTTACTTTATGAGAAAAGAGATCTCATCTTCACAGGAGTTGGTTGGAGCAAAAGAGGTTAGGTCATCCTGCAAAAAGACCATCGAACTTCCAGTTTCTCGATCTGCCTTTAAAACAACAGAGATAAATCAGAGTCCGGATACTATAAAGAAAGCTCTTGGTAAAGGGTTCGAGCTTAAATTCAATCGTGATTGTTCCCGATGCGTAAAATCAAAGGGGGCTTGTGGATACAATCGGCACTCGAGAGAATTCGTTTGCTATTGTATAAATGAGCCACACAAGCATTCTTGTGGAAATATGGGTAATATTTCTTTTGCTTCGTTTTTCTGGATAGTTCGACTGATTTATCTTAGTTTGGTCTGAAACCTTATATGCTAATGTACTTCCACAAGAACCAGATCCTCTCCCTTCCTCAACCTCTGCAAAATCCCCCAACTACCGAGCTGACCTTTACTGGAACTAGTTTAGCTAGCATGGACATGATTCACATTCTTTGTTTCATTCATGATTCTAAGATTCTATCTTGAATTTGAACTGACATTTTTCTCATGGTTTTCAATTTCATGCAGGTCTCTCCAAAAAAGCGAAAATAGGTATATGTCTATCCTTTCCCTTTCATAGGAGTACGAACATACCTCAGAAACAGTACAATCTAATGAAgctcttatattttcttttttctctaggCATCGGTTTTGCTTGTGGATTCTTGGGTGCCATTCTTATCGTCGGATGTTTGTTCTGCATCTTCATCCGGAGAAGGAAGAAACTATCAGGTCAACACACAAACAAAGGCATATCAACAGCAACGACTTACTCGAGCAATACAACTTCAACAACAATATCCGGCAGCAATCATTCTCTTGTCCCTTCAATGTCTAACCTTGCAAACAGCGTCTACTTTGGAGTTCAACTCTTCAGCTACGAAGAACTCGAAGAAGCCACTGAAAATTTCTCAAAAGAGCTTGGAGATGGAGGCTTCGGTACTGTCTACTACGGTACACTAAAAGACGGACGAGCTGTAGCAGTAAAACGACTCTACGAAAGATCATTAAAACGCGTTGAGCAATTCAAGAACGAAATCGAGATCTTGAAGTCGTTAAAACACCCAAACCTAGTCATCCTATACGGATGCACAACAAGACACAGCAGAGAGCTACTCCTAGTATACGAATACATCTCCAATGGCACACTAGCTGAACATCTCCATGGAAACCAAGCACAATCTCGTCCTCTTCTCTGGCCTACTCGACTCCAAATCGCCATCGAAACCGCAAGCGCATTGTCCTTTCTCCACACCAAAGGTAACACAAAactaaacacacacatatatatgtatacacacAATGAGATTAGACTAATAATGAGAACTTCTCTGATTTAGGAATCATACACAGAGACGTCAAGACTACTAACATTCTTCTAGATAGCAATTACGAAGTGAAAGTCGCTGATTTCGGACTCTCACGGCTTTTTCCAACGGATCAAACTCACATCTCCACCGCACCACAAGGCACTCCAGGATATGTAGATCCTGAGTACTACCAATGTTACCGTCTCAACGAGAAGAGCGACGTGTACAGCTTCGGAGTCGTACTCACCGAACTAATCTCATCGAAAGAAGCTGTAGACATCACACGACACCGCCACGATATTAACCTAGCGAACATGGCGATTTCGAAAATCCGAAACGACGCCGTTCACGAGCTCGCGGATCTATCACTCGGATTCGAGAGAGATGTTTCggtgaagaagacgatgacgtCGGTTGCTGAATTAGCGTTCCGGTGTTTGCAACAGGAGAGAGAGGTAAGGCCATCGATGGATGAGATCGTTGAGGTTTTGAGAGGGATTCAGAAGGAAGGGATGCGAGATTCGAaagatgttgttgttgagattGATGTTAACGGTGGTGGTGATGAAGTTGGATTGTTGAAACATGGTGTTGTTCCTCCGCCGTTGTCGCCGGAGACTGATAAAATGACGGCGAGTAGTTCGAATACGACGGCGAGTTCGTTTTGAGGAGTGTAGGAACTAGGAAGAGACTCTGGACCTCACGCAGGGTTCAGTTTATTGtctgtaaataaaatatatatatatatatatatatattgtgtgttAAATTTCACCTTTTcccttttggtttttttttttttttgttaacttgtttGATTTTGCACCCCCAATAGAATCAATccaactatttttattttatacatgaCACATTAGAAATCACTTTATATCAcatattatcaaaataaagtGAAGAAAATAGTGTTTGGTGTTTATGAGATCCATGCGAAAGAATGTATAATAATGATGCTTAATAGAATAATGCTATATAGTTAAAATATGACAATAGTAGAatactctctagtctctacataatatatctttagttctttataaatttttaagctatttttctatttttaatttttaattttgataaattataatttttactaaaaaaaataattaaaaaactcgCTAAACCCTTTGTAAATGGCTCAATCTTTCCTATTCCATCAGAAAACACATAGCGTGTCCCTAAATAAATGATCTCAACATCAGGAATCACTTCAATCTCATCAACATTAAGTGTCTCTCTTGACAAGCTAAAAGATTGGCCAAGCCTTGCAGCATATTTAGCTACATTTCTTATACGGTCAAAATCACCATCCAAGCTCTCATACATGCTGATGTAAGCCGTCTATTGGTGCAAACATCCAAGCTGAGTTCTCCCACAACTGGCCGGAAGAAAAAAGCTAGAAACTCAAACTTCTTGCTACAGCTTAGTTGCACAATACtaacataatattatttcaatcatctcaaattctttcttttatggGTAATTCTGTTTAACCATTTTGATCAAACTCACAACAATTTAAACATTTGATCGTAAAGTTGGGTAGATAATTAGACATTTGATGATATTTGTAGCACTTTCCAGCTATCCCATCGATTTTCTATTCATGATCTTTGCAGCGATTTTTAGTTCATCTTTTAATCATGTATTCTTGTTGTATTTGAGATTACCCAAATTTTAAGATTCTTGAGAATATAGTTAGCccaagagaaatatatataattaaataattttcaaacatactaAAAGTTTAACTACAAAATGCataaagaaaacacatataCATTTTCCTAGACAAAATGCCTACATCTCTCCATCATAAAGAAAATAGTATAATGATGAAAAGAGGATAATGCTATATATAAGATAATGGATATACTCTCCATAAGATAATGGATATTATAAGATAATGGATATTCTCATGTCTCATCACCTCTTTAAATTTCGaacttaatattttattattttttattttttgattatttattactcttttaataataaaaaaataaagaagaaatttgTTGGatcctccaaaaaaaaaagtctaatgGCTCATTTTCTTTAGGGGAATTGGGTTgtatataactcactttttcagtaaaaacaaaaaaaacacaacaagtCTGTCTAACtataaaaaatgttgaattGTTCACGGTATTACTATATAACTTTTCTTTCTGAGCATAAgtactattatttttaaatccaCTATTGTACTTTACTTGTGCAACATATAAAAGTGataaatcatgaaaaaaatttcatttagtGAAATGAGCATTGACGTTAGTTTCAAATCATTTTCTCTtcaaaaatttgtgaaattggttccattttttacatttaaaaaatggATATAGTTCTAACTATTCtaaaatatgataatataaCGTCAAGTTGGAGtactgatttttgtttttgtttttaatgggaaaagatgaagaagtgctgtttctactttctaatgcaacaataatccaataaactTCCTTAAAATGTATGCTTAGAAGATTAACAcgttaatgaatattgtatattttatgagGTAAGCTTAGTTTGGAGTCATATTGTTAGACAAATAGTGTTCAGTCATTAATGTGCATATCATTcttttatatgttaattattaattgttttcaaatatctctatattaacactaaatattatatttctcaTAAAATGTCTTtatgaatataaattattagaGATTTATATCTACATGATGGAGAAGAGAACGACTTTCTCTGTTGTATTTTTACTTGACAAACTGTTGAATGAGATAAACTTATCAAATTGAATTGGTTCTTAATTAGATAATGACTAAGAAATAGTATTATAGTATTGCAAAAGGAAATATCTTGCAAGTACTAGacttgtaaattaataatccaaCTAAATTAGGTTAAGATACAAACGAAATCAGGTGACCAATATAGAAAATGCATAGACCTATCTAGCCAAAATGTTAACACGTAAAAGTCAAGGTTCTGATACTAACGATACTGATCTTTGCTTTCACAGCCATCATTAACTAGATTCATTAGTCTATTAGTCTATTACTCATCAACATGATAACTAACTAAAAACCATCAACGcaactattaattttttaataataattccTTCTTAAATCTAAAAAAGACAGTACATGCAATTGTTTCAAAAGGAAATGAAAATATTAGGAGTTAAAAGATACTGTATAAACAgacattttcattttctcaaaaatattttataatgtaaaaataaaatccaactAACAACACCCAAATAAATAAACTTTGACAATTGATAGAGCTCTATAATGTCTTCTTTATCATTCCGCTAGATGTCCAGTATAGTAGACTTATATTTTACCATAGAATTGGTTGTTGTGGTcctcataaaaacaaaatcccaaatcgaaaaccaaaacaattttgGTGCGGAaaccaaaaagggtaaaattaGATTTGAGGCGTTTTAGCCACATGTACAGATCAACTGGAGCTACATAATCATAAAAGTATATGATTGTAAACCTCCTCTTAGAAGGAGAATACTAttcatttaaaattagaaaacaattaataccaacacatttatttttattaactgacATATCCATAATCAATATCATCCGGCTTATGTGAAGATGTGGGTGCCACTAACTTGTATTTGCTCCGTTTATGTGAATTCACCATAGCTCCATAgctcattaatatttttacttggCCATTGGAATTTTTTAATGataagaaacgaaaaaaaacagaggtGTTTTGAAACTATGATGCAAGTTATTTATCATCTTAAATACTAAATCTAATAAGTTGAGAAAACTTTGAAAAAGTTCATCTAATGTTAAATATCTGGATGCAtgattacataattaaaaaaaaaaacaactacgCAATTTTCCTTTAACCtataattaaaactatatattttacaaaaaaacattaggtACGACTTAGAAAACCAATAAATCATAATGTTTGGTAGACAAACAGAAAATAGCTTAGTCATTAGAtgttcataatattttaaacattttaaaaagttttaattttttttattaacaaagtATTGTAAATctgttttaaaattcaaatcacaacatatggagaaaattttagattttcattaactttatgtattatataataatttaaaataataaaaactcaaataaaatgataggagaatcataattttaaatcttaaaaatactttgaatatctatactattaattgtatatgacaatttataattttgttatcaaTGTTTAAATCTTTAGACTGTTTTTTGGTTATATGGATAGTAAAAAATTAATTGTAGGAGTTATTTGGAATTTTGGGTACATGTATATAAGTATTTCTTTATTCCATATTTACCCACATTCCTTTTAATATCTTacaaactatatttttaaaattaattcaaaaataaaattatagatatTTATTCATCAAAACTTATAATAACTATccatgttttaatataatttaactctATCAAGTATCCAATATGTAATTCAATCATATgatctataatatttataaagaattatgaaaaagaaattCTAATGAAGAAATCACcgtatgaattttaaaattatgttacgTCAATGGTTTCTATGTTTATCTTTATTACATAAATAAACATAggttaaagaaaatattattataaatatctaAGATACACAATTTTGAATTATACCTTTTAGTCATAATTTTAGGAAAATACTACTAATgtatatcattattattgaaCAAATTATTACAAGGGATGTCATTGATTTAATGAACAAATTCGGAAGTTCAATAGAAGTAATATGGTATAGAGAGATATTTATATTCAtgtatccaaaaaacttttacaattatGTATCTACTATCCATATAACCAAACATAAATAATAGGAGtatatttttaacattgatTATAAAACTAGAAATATCGACATAACTGATaagataaaatttcaaattttttggtaggatttaaaattgtttctcttatcatctttgttttcttcttaatgctttgcaaaataatatagtaatataaaaatatattttttctacatcccttgaaatttcaatttttgaaaattgatatcTATtagaattaaagaagaaaaaatgtgtgTTCAACGTTTCAAATTGgctaaaaatcatatatataaaagtacacttccactctctccttattggctGTTCGATATTTACTAGGTTTTCTAATTTAATGACTTATTTAATGTCTTCCTTAAATTGGCTGATTGATACTGTATTTAATAGGTTTCCAATTTTATTCCCATACAAACGATTAAAATCCTAACTCAAAATTAACAGAAAATCGTAACTCATACCATACAAACGAATTAAATTGCCTGATTGATATTGTATTTAAGCAAATTTAATGTCCCTCCTTTAATGTCTCACTTAAATTTGTAAACGAAAATATCTACCTTAAATTCGTACGATATTCGCTGTTTGGTATTTCGTTTAATCCCATACAAACGCTTTAAATTGGCTGATTGATACTGTATTTAATAGGTTCCCAATTTTATTCCCATACAAACGATTAAAATCCTAACTCAAAATTAACAGGAAATCGTAACTCATATATACGACATTAAGACTACGTTATAAAATCCTATATTCAAATCACGATCTCCTCCACGATCTCTTAATAAATACACCACGTCTTCCTCTTTACTGTCTCCCTTAAAACCCAAACTCGgctctttctatatataaaccaaattaCCATATTCGATTCTTACCACCATTACCAATTACCAAGTATGACTATAATTCCATTGAAGGACCTACAGCCAGGGCGTGATCCTCAAATGGTGTGTGGCCGTGTTCTACGCAAATGGCATGCAAAAGCTTTCCATCAAAATGGGAAAATAATCAGCCTAGATTTCCTCCTACTTGATGAACAGGTATACAACTTCCATATGTTTATATACATCTTCTTAGCCcctttattttaattactaacaaagatatatataatgcaGTCTACCTTAATTCAAGTTTCCATACCCCAATACCGAGTTTACCGCTTCAGAGATGACCTTCACGAGGGGAGCATCTACAATATTTCTGACTTTCAAGTGGATACTAGCTATCCACAATACAAACTAACAGATCATCCCTACGTAATTAAGTTCTTGGATGGGACCATCCTTACATCCATAGAACGAAACACATCCGTGATTCCACATGAGATGTTTAGGTTCCGCCAACAAAATGAATTGTGGACTCTTGCTGGGACTAATCAACATTTACCTGGTAGTGCTTCCTAAATATCTATGTCTATCAGCATCATTAtctacttatatatttttctactcATCCCATTAACAAGTACTCACATTCCAGATGTTGTTGGGGAACTAACAAAGATTCAAGGGACCAGT
The sequence above is a segment of the Camelina sativa cultivar DH55 chromosome 10, Cs, whole genome shotgun sequence genome. Coding sequences within it:
- the LOC104719485 gene encoding LEAF RUST 10 DISEASE-RESISTANCE LOCUS RECEPTOR-LIKE PROTEIN KINASE-like 1.3 isoform X2, translating into MFSPVLFRFSKPDSFLVLLFFLTFFHQLPCALSKGEVRLCDTLFQCGNLTAGFPFWGGGRPEPCGHPSLVLHCHESKTSLIISDQMYRVLQIDNSSNTLRLARQDFLNESFCSATFTGTTLTSELFELLPDYKTLFVYYRCNPTYHNPTNFSCPNIGLASVHQDNNYHEHCSASFDITVPTTYDLGEDALNLTHLGSVLRYGFKVKLKIDERLCQGCQTSGGICEYRVATPVCCKRNSSSEIKCTSMIPSGTTVDERHIKCTPGFKCGNHTELYYPFWTADREECGHPDFKVNCSGDLAEFSISSAVKFQILEMNYESRIIRLARKDYLNNLCPEDSESAPINQDVLPFYKDTELLTLFYDCPVPTVDFHLGDHISQLQCGDDTDEKIYFMRKEISSSQELVGAKEVRSSCKKTIELPVSRSAFKTTEINQSPDTIKKALGKGFELKFNRDCSRCVKSKGACGYNRHSREFVCYCINEPHKHSCGNMGLSKKAKIGIGFACGFLGAILIVGCLFCIFIRRRKKLSGQHTNKGISTATTYSSNTTSTTISGSNHSLVPSMSNLANSVYFGVQLFSYEELEEATENFSKELGDGGFGTVYYGTLKDGRAVAVKRLYERSLKRVEQFKNEIEILKSLKHPNLVILYGCTTRHSRELLLVYEYISNGTLAEHLHGNQAQSRPLLWPTRLQIAIETASALSFLHTKGIIHRDVKTTNILLDSNYEVKVADFGLSRLFPTDQTHISTAPQGTPGYVDPEYYQCYRLNEKSDVYSFGVVLTELISSKEAVDITRHRHDINLANMAISKIRNDAVHELADLSLGFERDVSVKKTMTSVAELAFRCLQQEREVRPSMDEIVEVLRGIQKEGMRDSKDVVVEIDVNGGGDEVGLLKHGVVPPPLSPETDKMTASSSNTTASSF
- the LOC104719485 gene encoding LEAF RUST 10 DISEASE-RESISTANCE LOCUS RECEPTOR-LIKE PROTEIN KINASE-like 1.3 isoform X1, coding for MFSPVLFRFSKPDSFLVLLFFLTFFHQLPCALSKGEVRLCDTLFQCGNLTAGFPFWGGGRPEPCGHPSLVLHCHESKTSLIISDQMYRVLQIDNSSNTLRLARQDFLNESFCSATFTGTTLTSELFELLPDYKTLFVYYRCNPTYHNPTNFSCPNIGLASVHQDNNYHEHCSASFDITVPTTYDLGEDALNLTHLGSVLRYGFKVKLKIDERLCQGCQTSGGICEYRVATPVCCKRNSSSEIKCTSMIPSGTTGLSKKAKIGIGFACGFLGAILIVGCLFCIFIRRRKKLSGQHTNKGISTATTYSSNTTSTTISGSNHSLVPSMSNLANSVYFGVQLFSYEELEEATENFSKELGDGGFGTVYYGTLKDGRAVAVKRLYERSLKRVEQFKNEIEILKSLKHPNLVILYGCTTRHSRELLLVYEYISNGTLAEHLHGNQAQSRPLLWPTRLQIAIETASALSFLHTKGIIHRDVKTTNILLDSNYEVKVADFGLSRLFPTDQTHISTAPQGTPGYVDPEYYQCYRLNEKSDVYSFGVVLTELISSKEAVDITRHRHDINLANMAISKIRNDAVHELADLSLGFERDVSVKKTMTSVAELAFRCLQQEREVRPSMDEIVEVLRGIQKEGMRDSKDVVVEIDVNGGGDEVGLLKHGVVPPPLSPETDKMTASSSNTTASSF